The following are encoded in a window of Cryobacterium sp. CG_9.6 genomic DNA:
- a CDS encoding multidrug effflux MFS transporter, whose protein sequence is MTTAAIPVVSAAQLRSTARHPGDALSRRQRLVYVLILGALTALGPFTIDLYLPAFPTLESDLGVSAAAIQLTLTGTMIGFGFGQLVVGPWSDKVGRRLPLMLATGFHILACIGAALSTDIVWLGVFRVLQGFGAAAGAVVALAMVRDLFGGKPLVKMLSRLALVSGLAPVLAPVIGSQLLLVMPWRGIFWVLAAYGALVILAVAFFIVETLPPSARQTRGHNTLGQRYRAVLGDRTFIGVAIIGAMTFTGLFSYLSASPFLFQQVYDLSAQQYGILFAVNSLGIVTGVQLSSRLMHRLNVGPQWILSVSTVVLVITAVAIMLLDLAGAGLWGTLVPLWFFIAACGFTLPSVQVIALNGHGQEAGTAASLLGAANFGVAGLISPIVGLLGVGTAVPMSAVMATTSLLAIVALWVIVRPRQVPALEH, encoded by the coding sequence GTGACTACAGCTGCTATTCCCGTGGTGAGCGCCGCACAACTGCGCTCCACCGCTCGCCACCCGGGCGATGCGCTCAGCCGCCGCCAACGTCTGGTGTACGTGCTGATTCTGGGGGCGCTGACCGCCCTGGGCCCGTTCACCATTGACCTGTACCTCCCCGCCTTTCCCACCCTGGAGAGCGATCTGGGTGTCTCTGCCGCCGCCATTCAGCTCACCCTCACCGGAACCATGATCGGCTTCGGGTTCGGCCAGCTGGTTGTGGGCCCGTGGAGCGACAAGGTTGGTCGTCGCCTGCCCCTCATGCTTGCCACCGGATTCCACATTCTGGCCTGCATCGGTGCCGCCCTCTCCACCGACATTGTGTGGCTTGGCGTGTTCCGCGTGCTGCAGGGCTTCGGTGCCGCGGCCGGCGCGGTCGTGGCGCTCGCCATGGTGCGCGACCTGTTCGGTGGCAAGCCGCTCGTGAAGATGCTCTCCCGGCTGGCCCTCGTGAGTGGCCTCGCACCCGTGCTGGCGCCGGTTATCGGCTCGCAACTGCTCCTCGTGATGCCGTGGCGCGGCATCTTCTGGGTGCTCGCCGCCTACGGTGCCCTGGTGATTCTGGCCGTGGCGTTCTTCATCGTGGAAACGCTGCCGCCGAGTGCACGGCAGACCCGCGGCCACAATACCCTCGGGCAGCGCTACCGCGCGGTGCTGGGCGACCGCACCTTTATAGGCGTCGCGATTATTGGTGCCATGACCTTTACGGGCCTCTTCTCGTACCTGTCCGCGTCACCGTTTCTGTTTCAACAGGTGTACGACCTGAGCGCGCAGCAGTACGGCATTCTGTTCGCGGTGAACTCCCTCGGAATTGTCACGGGTGTGCAGCTGAGCTCGCGGCTCATGCACCGCCTCAACGTGGGACCGCAGTGGATTCTCTCCGTGTCCACGGTGGTGCTGGTGATCACGGCTGTGGCGATCATGCTGTTAGACCTCGCCGGCGCCGGGCTCTGGGGCACACTCGTTCCGCTCTGGTTCTTCATCGCGGCCTGCGGGTTCACCCTCCCGAGCGTTCAGGTGATCGCGCTCAACGGGCATGGTCAAGAGGCCGGAACCGCTGCCTCGCTGCTCGGCGCCGCCAACTTCGGCGTGGCCGGACTCATCTCGCCCATCGTCGGCCTGCTCGGGGTGGGGACCGCGGTACCGATGTCTGCCGTGATGGCCACCACCTCGCTGCTGGCCATCGTGGCGCTCTGGGTTATCGTGCGTCCGCGTCAGGTGCCTGCTCTCGAGCACTAG
- a CDS encoding NAD(P)-dependent oxidoreductase, with the protein MRIAVTGGSGKLGRSVVARLTAEGHHVTNLDRSGPRSEGFTTIDLTDYGQVVDVMFGINDRTDGFDAVVHLGAIPAPGLFADVATFHNNMLSTYNVFQAARRAGIKRIVYASSETVLGLPFDIDPPYIPVDEEYPARPESTYSLVKHLEEQLAIELVRWDPTLSITALRFSNVMDPEDYAAFPAFDADATLRKWNLWGYIDGRDGAQAVLRALENAVPGFDRFIIAAADTVMSRSSASLAAEVFPGVEVVRDVAENETLLSIDKARRLLGFAPEHSWRDHV; encoded by the coding sequence ATGAGAATTGCAGTCACCGGCGGAAGCGGAAAGCTCGGCCGCAGCGTCGTTGCGCGCCTGACCGCTGAGGGTCACCACGTCACCAATCTGGACCGGTCGGGGCCTCGCAGCGAGGGATTCACCACCATCGACCTCACCGACTATGGCCAGGTGGTGGACGTGATGTTCGGCATCAACGACCGCACCGACGGCTTCGACGCCGTGGTGCACCTCGGTGCGATTCCGGCACCCGGCCTGTTTGCGGATGTGGCCACGTTCCACAACAACATGCTGTCGACCTACAACGTGTTTCAGGCCGCCCGGCGCGCGGGCATCAAGCGCATCGTCTACGCGTCCAGTGAGACCGTGCTCGGGCTGCCATTCGACATCGACCCGCCCTATATCCCGGTGGATGAGGAGTACCCGGCACGCCCGGAGAGCACCTACTCTCTGGTGAAGCATCTGGAAGAGCAGCTGGCGATTGAGCTGGTGCGCTGGGACCCGACGCTGAGCATTACGGCGCTGCGCTTCTCCAACGTGATGGACCCGGAAGACTACGCCGCGTTCCCGGCGTTTGACGCCGATGCCACACTGCGCAAGTGGAACCTCTGGGGTTACATTGACGGACGCGACGGCGCCCAGGCCGTGCTGCGTGCCCTCGAGAATGCCGTACCCGGCTTCGACCGGTTCATCATTGCCGCCGCCGACACGGTTATGTCGCGTTCGTCGGCGAGCCTCGCCGCCGAGGTGTTCCCCGGCGTCGAGGTCGTTCGCGATGTCGCCGAGAACGAGACGCTGCTCTCCATTGACAAGGCTCGCCGCCTGCTGGGTTTTGCACCCGAGCACAGCTGGCGCGACCACGTGTAG
- a CDS encoding ROK family transcriptional regulator: protein MQGNNHDDVRRHNLATILRVVHRSGPTSRSALTRLTGLNRSTISALVSELVLLGLAAERQPDATRQVGRPSPVVQANPRVVAIAVNPEIDAVTVGLVGLDGVVHRRIRCPVEHSPSATEAVNIATAVIDGMRGELALRFDVVGIGAAIPGLVRISDGVVRNAPHLRWTDEPFAERLSAATGWPVVAANDASLGVLAERYFGAGVGLTDVVYLNGGASGIGGGLLVGGSLVGGHAGYAGEFGHTRVSQSAARDSAGIAGTLEAEVTRSGLLAVLGLDNTADADDLERALLASDSPQVRAEVNRQLDFLAVALAGAINVLNPQIVVLGGFLAALRAADPDRLQQAVAALTLPEVLAGVRIDSARLGSNLLMIGAAELAFEGVLGDPQAFAAGSGA, encoded by the coding sequence ATGCAGGGCAACAATCATGACGACGTTCGTCGACACAACCTCGCGACAATTCTGCGGGTGGTTCACCGCAGTGGTCCCACCTCACGGTCTGCGCTTACCCGCCTGACCGGACTGAACCGATCAACCATCTCGGCGCTCGTATCGGAGCTGGTGCTCCTCGGTCTGGCGGCGGAACGGCAGCCGGATGCCACCCGCCAGGTGGGACGACCCAGCCCCGTGGTTCAGGCGAATCCGCGCGTTGTCGCCATTGCCGTCAACCCAGAGATCGACGCCGTGACCGTGGGACTCGTGGGGCTCGACGGCGTGGTGCACCGGCGCATCCGCTGCCCGGTTGAGCATTCACCGAGCGCCACGGAGGCCGTCAACATTGCCACTGCGGTGATTGATGGCATGCGCGGTGAGCTCGCCCTGCGGTTCGACGTAGTGGGCATTGGCGCCGCCATCCCCGGTCTGGTGCGCATCAGCGACGGTGTGGTGCGCAACGCACCGCACCTCCGGTGGACCGACGAACCGTTTGCTGAGCGTTTGTCGGCGGCCACGGGTTGGCCGGTTGTCGCGGCGAACGACGCGAGTCTGGGTGTGCTCGCCGAACGATATTTCGGTGCGGGCGTGGGGCTCACCGACGTGGTGTACCTCAACGGCGGCGCGAGCGGCATTGGCGGTGGCCTGCTCGTGGGCGGGAGCCTCGTGGGTGGCCATGCCGGCTACGCGGGGGAGTTCGGTCACACCCGGGTGAGCCAGAGCGCTGCCCGAGACTCCGCGGGAATCGCCGGAACGCTCGAGGCCGAGGTGACCCGCAGTGGACTACTCGCGGTGCTGGGCCTCGATAACACAGCGGATGCCGACGACCTCGAACGCGCCCTCCTCGCCTCCGACTCGCCCCAGGTTCGTGCCGAGGTGAATCGGCAACTGGACTTTCTGGCCGTTGCACTGGCCGGCGCGATCAACGTGCTCAACCCGCAGATTGTGGTGCTCGGTGGTTTCCTGGCGGCGCTGCGCGCGGCGGACCCCGACCGGCTGCAGCAGGCGGTTGCCGCACTGACCCTCCCCGAGGTTCTGGCGGGGGTGCGCATCGACTCGGCCCGTCTCGGGTCCAATCTGCTCATGATCGGTGCCGCCGAGCTCGCCTTCGAGGGCGTGCTCGGGGACCCCCAGGCATTCGCGGCGGGCTCGGGCGCCTGA
- a CDS encoding zinc-dependent alcohol dehydrogenase family protein: MKALVYKGPNQASWEDVPNPQILQPTDIIVKIDTTTICGTDLHILKGDVPAVTPGRILGHEGVGTITEIGAAVTNLAIGDHVILACVSACGHCSYCKKGLFAHCLASEGAPGVGWIFGHLIDGTQAEYVRVPFAETSVYPLPAGVTPQQGTLLSDILPTGHEIGVVDGHVKAGDVVAVIGAGPVGLSVIATAGLYGPSKVIAIDLDANRLDKAKLLGATDGVLSSDPDWKEQVLALTDGLGVDVSVEAVGIPQTFAMSLDIVRPGGHVANVGVHGKPVELPLQDLWIQNINISMGLVSTNTLDVLLKMVEQNKIPTEEFISHTFALQDMEKAYDVFGRAAETKAIKVMINA, encoded by the coding sequence ATGAAAGCACTCGTCTACAAGGGTCCGAACCAGGCATCGTGGGAAGACGTTCCGAATCCCCAAATCCTTCAGCCCACCGACATCATCGTGAAGATTGACACCACCACGATTTGCGGCACGGATCTCCATATTCTCAAGGGCGACGTTCCCGCGGTGACTCCCGGACGCATCCTCGGCCACGAGGGCGTGGGCACGATCACCGAGATCGGCGCCGCCGTCACCAACCTTGCCATCGGTGATCACGTCATCCTCGCCTGCGTCTCGGCCTGTGGCCACTGTTCCTATTGCAAGAAAGGCCTGTTCGCGCACTGCCTCGCCAGCGAAGGCGCGCCCGGAGTGGGCTGGATCTTCGGTCACCTCATCGACGGCACCCAGGCCGAGTACGTTCGCGTGCCCTTCGCCGAGACATCCGTTTACCCACTGCCCGCCGGCGTCACGCCCCAGCAGGGAACCCTCCTGTCGGACATCTTGCCCACTGGCCACGAAATCGGTGTGGTCGACGGGCACGTGAAGGCCGGCGACGTTGTGGCCGTTATCGGTGCCGGCCCCGTGGGCCTCTCGGTGATCGCCACCGCCGGACTCTATGGCCCCTCCAAGGTGATCGCCATCGATCTCGACGCCAACCGCCTCGACAAGGCGAAGCTTCTCGGGGCCACCGACGGCGTGCTCTCCAGCGACCCGGATTGGAAGGAGCAGGTTCTGGCCCTGACCGACGGCCTCGGCGTGGACGTGTCGGTCGAAGCCGTGGGAATCCCCCAGACCTTCGCCATGTCGCTCGACATCGTGCGTCCCGGTGGTCACGTGGCCAACGTGGGCGTGCACGGAAAGCCCGTTGAGCTTCCTCTTCAGGACCTGTGGATTCAAAACATCAACATCAGCATGGGGCTCGTCAGCACGAACACCCTCGACGTGTTGCTGAAGATGGTGGAGCAGAACAAGATCCCGACGGAGGAGTTCATCAGCCACACCTTCGCACTGCAGGACATGGAAAAGGCCTACGACGTATTCGGCCGCGCCGCCGAAACCAAGGCCATCAAGGTGATGATTAACGCCTAA
- a CDS encoding aldo/keto reductase family protein: MEFRYLGNSGLKVSAVTYGNWLTHGSQVENDTAALCVRAALDAGITTFDTADTYANTVAEKVLGDALIGERRESLEIFTKVYFPTGARGHNDTGLSRKHIFESINGSLTRLQTDYVDLYQAHRFDVHTPLEETMQAFADVVRQGKALYIGVSEWNAEQLRAGHALARDLGIQLISNQPQYSMLWRVIEAEVVPTSAELGISQIVWSPVAQGVLTGKYLPGQPPLAGSRAADAKGGADMIERWMTDEVLTSVQRLRPIADELGLTMAQLALAWVLQNQNVASAIMGASRPEQLADNVKAVGVTLEPAVMAQIDDVTRSLAEVNPRKTTSPTERLA; this comes from the coding sequence ATGGAATTTCGTTATCTAGGAAACAGCGGGCTGAAAGTCTCCGCCGTCACATACGGAAACTGGCTGACCCACGGCTCACAGGTGGAAAACGATACCGCCGCGCTCTGTGTTCGCGCCGCTCTCGATGCCGGGATCACCACCTTCGACACCGCCGACACCTATGCCAACACCGTGGCCGAGAAGGTGCTCGGTGATGCCCTCATTGGCGAACGTCGCGAGTCGCTGGAAATCTTTACCAAGGTGTATTTCCCCACCGGCGCCAGGGGCCACAACGACACCGGCCTCAGCCGCAAACACATTTTCGAGTCGATCAACGGTTCGCTCACCCGCCTGCAAACGGACTACGTGGATCTCTACCAGGCCCACCGCTTCGACGTGCACACGCCGCTCGAAGAAACCATGCAGGCCTTCGCCGACGTGGTGCGTCAGGGAAAGGCGCTCTACATCGGCGTGAGCGAGTGGAACGCCGAACAGCTCCGTGCCGGTCACGCGCTGGCCCGCGACCTCGGCATTCAGCTCATTTCCAACCAGCCGCAGTACTCCATGCTGTGGCGCGTGATTGAGGCCGAGGTGGTGCCCACATCCGCTGAACTCGGAATCTCGCAAATCGTCTGGTCCCCCGTGGCTCAGGGTGTGCTCACCGGCAAATACCTGCCGGGTCAGCCGCCACTTGCGGGCAGCCGAGCAGCGGATGCCAAGGGTGGCGCCGACATGATTGAGCGCTGGATGACCGACGAGGTTCTCACGAGCGTGCAGCGACTGCGGCCCATCGCCGACGAGTTGGGGCTCACCATGGCGCAGCTCGCGCTGGCCTGGGTGCTGCAGAACCAGAATGTGGCGTCGGCAATCATGGGCGCGTCTCGCCCGGAGCAGCTGGCCGACAACGTGAAGGCCGTGGGCGTGACGCTGGAACCCGCCGTGATGGCGCAGATCGACGACGTCACCCGCTCCCTCGCCGAGGTCAACCCGCGCAAAACAACGTCGCCGACAGAGCGCCTGGCCTGA
- a CDS encoding thioredoxin domain-containing protein, with translation MMSNASGQARPAKKDRRKQTRETATGLRDDQKKTATYRRLLWRGGIGVALVAAATIVALVIITQSTPSGAGPRNMASDGILIGGDGATVSAANTPALAAAAQPVATDQTQLDDMVNIDIYVDYLCPACGQFDTTNAAQIASWVTAGNATLELHPISIRDTSSLGTNYSTRAANAVACVANFQPDSFLAVNTALFANMPAENSAGLTNSELQNVIETAGAADSNIPECIRNETFSPWVGEASDRALTGPLPNADIAKITGTPTVLVNGTSYRGSLTDRAAFLAFVTAHTSTPAGE, from the coding sequence ATGATGAGCAACGCCTCTGGGCAGGCCCGTCCAGCCAAGAAGGACCGCCGAAAACAGACCCGCGAGACCGCCACTGGGCTGCGCGACGACCAGAAGAAAACCGCGACATACCGCCGGCTCCTCTGGCGCGGCGGTATCGGTGTGGCGCTCGTTGCCGCCGCGACAATCGTGGCACTCGTCATCATCACTCAGAGCACCCCGAGTGGGGCGGGCCCACGGAATATGGCCAGCGATGGGATTCTGATTGGTGGCGACGGTGCCACCGTCTCGGCCGCGAACACACCCGCCCTCGCCGCAGCGGCTCAGCCGGTTGCCACCGATCAGACTCAGCTCGACGACATGGTGAACATCGACATCTACGTGGACTATCTCTGTCCGGCCTGCGGACAATTCGACACCACCAACGCCGCACAGATTGCGAGCTGGGTCACCGCGGGCAATGCCACGCTTGAGCTGCACCCGATCTCGATCCGGGATACGTCGTCTCTGGGCACGAATTACTCCACGCGCGCCGCCAACGCCGTCGCGTGCGTGGCGAATTTTCAACCCGACAGCTTTCTCGCCGTCAACACGGCACTCTTCGCGAACATGCCCGCCGAGAACAGCGCGGGGCTGACAAACTCCGAACTGCAGAACGTTATCGAGACGGCTGGCGCCGCGGATTCGAACATTCCCGAGTGCATCAGGAACGAAACCTTCTCCCCGTGGGTCGGTGAGGCCAGTGACCGTGCGCTCACGGGGCCGTTGCCGAACGCCGACATCGCGAAGATCACGGGCACGCCCACCGTGCTGGTGAACGGCACCTCCTACCGAGGTTCGCTAACAGACCGGGCAGCCTTCCTGGCCTTCGTCACCGCGCACACCTCCACGCC
- the xylA gene encoding xylose isomerase, producing MANQPTRDDKFSFGLWTIGYNGSDPFGGPTRPELDVVDAVTNLAERGAYGLTFHDDDLFAFGSTDAARQSQIDRLKGALADTGLIVPMVTTNLFSAPVFKDGGFTSNDRAVRRFALRKVLRNIDLAAELGAKTFVMWGGREGAEYDAAKDIRSALERYREAVNLLGDYVTDKGYDIRFAIEPKPNEPRGDILLPTVGHAMAFITTLERPELVGVNPEVGHEQMAGLNFTAGIAQALYQGKLFHIDLNGQRGIKYDQDLVFGHGDLHNAFSLVDLLENGGPGGGQAYDGPRHFDYKPSRTEDVSGVWDSVSANMRTYLLLKERAAAFRADPEVQEHLAASMVPELSQPTLAPGESYDDLLADRASYEDFAPDAYFGAKGFGFVRLQQLALEHLLGAR from the coding sequence ATGGCGAACCAGCCCACGCGCGATGACAAATTTTCCTTCGGCCTCTGGACCATCGGGTACAACGGCAGCGACCCGTTTGGTGGACCCACACGTCCCGAGCTCGACGTGGTGGACGCCGTCACCAATCTCGCCGAGCGCGGCGCCTACGGTCTCACCTTTCACGATGATGACCTCTTCGCTTTCGGCTCAACGGATGCCGCGCGCCAGTCCCAGATCGACCGCCTGAAGGGCGCACTGGCCGACACCGGCCTCATCGTTCCCATGGTGACCACCAACCTGTTTAGTGCTCCCGTTTTTAAGGACGGCGGCTTCACGTCCAACGATCGCGCCGTTCGCCGCTTCGCTCTGCGCAAAGTGCTGCGCAACATTGATCTGGCCGCGGAGCTCGGAGCGAAGACGTTCGTGATGTGGGGCGGACGCGAGGGCGCCGAGTACGACGCGGCCAAGGACATCCGCTCGGCACTCGAGCGCTATCGCGAGGCGGTGAACCTGCTCGGCGACTATGTGACCGACAAGGGATACGACATCCGCTTTGCGATCGAGCCCAAGCCCAACGAGCCGCGCGGCGATATCTTGCTGCCCACGGTGGGCCACGCCATGGCCTTCATCACCACCCTCGAGCGCCCCGAGCTGGTGGGAGTGAACCCCGAGGTGGGCCACGAGCAGATGGCGGGCCTCAACTTCACCGCGGGCATCGCGCAGGCCCTCTACCAGGGCAAGCTGTTTCACATTGATCTCAACGGTCAGCGCGGCATCAAGTACGACCAGGACCTCGTGTTCGGCCACGGCGACCTGCACAATGCCTTCTCGCTGGTGGACCTGCTCGAAAACGGTGGACCCGGCGGCGGCCAGGCCTACGACGGCCCGCGGCACTTCGACTACAAGCCGTCACGTACCGAAGACGTGTCGGGCGTATGGGACTCGGTCTCGGCGAACATGCGCACCTACCTGCTGCTCAAGGAGCGTGCGGCCGCATTCCGCGCCGACCCCGAGGTGCAGGAACATCTGGCCGCGTCGATGGTTCCCGAACTCTCGCAGCCCACGCTTGCTCCGGGCGAAAGCTACGACGACCTGTTGGCCGATCGCGCCTCCTATGAGGACTTTGCACCGGATGCCTACTTCGGTGCGAAGGGATTCGGCTTCGTTCGCCTGCAGCAGCTCGCCCTCGAACACCTGCTCGGCGCTCGCTAA
- a CDS encoding GNAT family N-acetyltransferase: MTEHISLPVDVQSRDALAAHGLDLRILDPADKAAARHWLQADARGFHDPARSDDLLGVLESEMATDRVTAVYDRTGADPDSPVATARSWPMNLTVPGGGELPAWAITSITVAPTHRRRGIARALLPAELRTAQALGFPLAMLTVTEATIYGRYGFGPAAHQAHLRIDTTRARWRGPTPDGRVTFVTPASLFADGPAIFERSRQPGEVDRRPVWWSHALGLVPQDPDSEKRSLRCVRYDDADGHAQGFAVYSIVLGDDGYPARLNLADLVAATDDAYAALWHFVIDMDLVTEVSAPLRSVREPLVWHVLDRRAVRKTVERDHLWLRILDVPATLSARTYAAPGIFQLTVTDDLGFAGGEYLLTVGSSGRGTAHPLTTAAPAGTTHVSVSVADLGALYLGAGSTVDLARAGRLHSTTMDAAARLDATLYSPHTPRLSTWF; this comes from the coding sequence GTGACCGAACACATTTCTCTCCCCGTCGACGTGCAATCCCGAGACGCTCTGGCCGCCCACGGGCTCGACCTCCGCATTCTCGATCCGGCCGATAAGGCGGCGGCCCGGCACTGGTTGCAGGCCGACGCGCGCGGCTTTCACGATCCCGCCCGCAGCGATGACCTGCTCGGTGTGCTGGAAAGCGAGATGGCCACGGACCGGGTCACTGCCGTGTACGACCGCACCGGCGCAGACCCAGATTCTCCGGTGGCCACCGCCCGCTCGTGGCCGATGAACCTCACTGTTCCCGGCGGGGGCGAACTGCCCGCCTGGGCCATCACGTCCATCACGGTGGCACCGACGCACCGTCGACGCGGAATCGCCCGCGCCCTGCTCCCCGCCGAGCTGCGCACCGCCCAGGCTCTCGGCTTTCCCCTGGCGATGCTCACCGTCACCGAGGCCACCATCTATGGCCGCTACGGGTTTGGCCCGGCGGCTCACCAGGCGCACCTGCGCATCGACACCACTCGCGCCCGCTGGAGGGGCCCGACTCCCGACGGCCGCGTAACCTTCGTCACGCCCGCGTCCCTCTTCGCCGACGGTCCGGCCATCTTTGAACGCTCCCGCCAGCCCGGCGAGGTGGACCGCCGTCCCGTCTGGTGGAGCCACGCCCTCGGCCTCGTGCCGCAGGACCCCGATTCCGAAAAGCGCAGCCTGCGCTGCGTGCGTTACGACGACGCCGACGGCCACGCCCAGGGCTTCGCCGTGTATTCAATCGTTCTCGGCGACGACGGCTACCCGGCCCGACTGAATCTCGCCGACCTCGTGGCCGCGACGGACGACGCCTACGCGGCCCTCTGGCATTTTGTCATCGACATGGATTTGGTCACCGAGGTCAGCGCTCCGCTCCGCAGCGTGCGCGAGCCCCTCGTCTGGCACGTTCTCGACCGCCGGGCCGTTCGCAAAACGGTGGAGCGCGATCACCTCTGGCTGCGCATCCTCGATGTGCCTGCCACACTGAGCGCCCGCACATATGCCGCTCCTGGAATATTCCAGCTCACGGTGACGGACGACCTCGGTTTCGCCGGGGGTGAGTACCTACTCACCGTGGGGAGCAGCGGGCGCGGGACGGCGCATCCGCTCACCACCGCCGCCCCCGCGGGCACCACCCACGTGAGTGTGTCGGTCGCTGATCTCGGCGCGCTCTACCTCGGGGCCGGCAGCACGGTTGACCTTGCCCGGGCCGGCCGCCTGCACAGCACAACGATGGATGCCGCCGCTCGCCTCGACGCGACCCTGTACTCCCCGCACACCCCGCGTCTCAGCACCTGGTTTTAA
- a CDS encoding FAD-binding protein, translating to MIVDSRQGSLIVTVELNWAGNLRYQASTVVSPTSIDELQVVVAGAAQVRALGSRHSFNDIADSRDVLISLQSLDSDIVIDEETSTVTVSGATKYGILAEELTRRGFALHNLASLPHISIAGAIATGTHGSGDRNGNLATAVTALELVTGTGDIVTVSRADTPDFAGFVVGLGALGVITRVTLEIQPTFDVRQDVFENLPWSQVLAHFDAVTSAAYSVSLFTDWSGATVDQAWLKSRRTDAAKPFEPRETFFGGSPATAGRHPLPGISAENCTEQRGVWGPWHDRLAHFRLAFTPSSGAELQSEYLVPREHAVAAIEAVRALSRVITPLLLVSEVRTMAADDLWLSPNQGRDGIGLHFTWKPEQEAVEQVLPLIEAALAPFMARPHWGKLFQLRRAEIAPLNARFDDFQELAERMDPTHTFRNDFLDRTVFGL from the coding sequence ATGATCGTGGACAGCAGGCAAGGATCGCTTATCGTGACTGTAGAACTGAACTGGGCCGGGAACCTTCGCTACCAGGCGAGCACGGTGGTGAGCCCCACGAGCATCGACGAACTGCAGGTGGTCGTGGCCGGAGCCGCGCAGGTGCGTGCGCTCGGCTCCCGCCACTCGTTCAACGACATCGCTGACAGCCGCGACGTGCTGATTTCGTTACAGAGCCTCGATTCCGACATCGTCATCGACGAGGAAACGAGCACCGTCACCGTGAGTGGCGCAACAAAATACGGAATCCTCGCGGAGGAGCTGACCCGCCGTGGATTCGCGCTGCACAACCTCGCCTCCCTGCCGCACATCTCGATTGCCGGCGCCATCGCCACCGGAACCCACGGCTCGGGTGACCGCAACGGCAATCTGGCAACGGCCGTCACCGCGTTGGAGCTCGTGACGGGCACGGGCGACATTGTCACCGTGTCCCGCGCCGACACCCCCGATTTTGCCGGCTTCGTGGTGGGCCTCGGTGCGCTCGGCGTGATCACCCGCGTCACCCTCGAGATTCAGCCGACCTTCGACGTGCGACAGGACGTGTTCGAGAACCTGCCCTGGTCGCAGGTGCTGGCCCACTTCGACGCCGTCACCTCGGCGGCCTACAGCGTGAGCCTGTTCACCGACTGGAGTGGCGCAACGGTGGATCAGGCGTGGCTGAAGAGCCGACGAACGGATGCCGCGAAGCCGTTTGAGCCGCGGGAGACCTTTTTCGGCGGCTCGCCGGCCACCGCGGGGAGGCATCCGCTACCCGGCATTTCGGCCGAGAACTGCACCGAGCAACGGGGGGTCTGGGGCCCCTGGCACGACCGGCTCGCCCACTTTCGCCTCGCGTTCACGCCGAGCAGCGGCGCGGAACTGCAGAGTGAATATCTGGTGCCGCGCGAGCACGCGGTGGCGGCAATCGAGGCCGTTCGCGCCCTCTCCCGCGTGATCACGCCGCTCCTGCTGGTGAGCGAGGTACGCACGATGGCAGCGGATGACCTGTGGTTGAGCCCGAATCAGGGCCGCGACGGAATCGGATTGCACTTCACCTGGAAGCCGGAGCAGGAGGCCGTCGAACAGGTGCTGCCGCTCATCGAGGCGGCGCTCGCGCCGTTTATGGCTCGCCCGCACTGGGGAAAGCTGTTTCAGCTGCGGCGCGCCGAGATCGCGCCGCTGAATGCGCGATTCGACGACTTTCAGGAGCTGGCCGAGCGGATGGACCCCACCCATACCTTCCGCAACGACTTCCTCGACCGCACGGTCTTCGGTCTCTGA